TGGCGACCCTGCGGCGCCTGCGCGATATGGGCAACAGCGTCGTAGTAGTCGAGCACGAAGAGGACTCGATCCGCGCCGCCGATCACCTGATCGACATGGGCCCCGGCGCCGGCGTCCACGGTGGTGAGGTGGTTGCCACCGGCACCCCGAAGCAAGTCGCCGCCAATCCGGCATCGGTTACCGGGGCCTTTCTCAGCGGTCAGCGCCGCATAGAGATCCCCCACCGCCGCCGCTCGCCCGACTTCACAGAGCCGCTACGCATCCGTGCTGCTAGCGGCCACAATCTCAACAACCTAGATATCGAACTGCCGCGCGGCCTGCTGATCGGCGTTACCGGCGTCTCGGGCTCCGGCAAATCGACCTTGATCAACGACACCCTCTACCGCCAGGCCGCCAAGCAGCTCAATGCTGCCCACACCGACCCTGCTGCCCATGCGGGCATTGATGGCCTAGAGTACTTCGATAAGGTAGTTGATATCGACCAGAGCCCCATTGGACGGACCCCGCGCTCCAACCCGGCAACCTATACCGGCCTATTCGGCCCGATCCGCGAACTCTTCGCCGCCACCCCAGAGGCCCGCTCCCGTGGCTATAAGCCCGGGCGCTTCTCATTTAACGTCCGCGGCGGGCGCTGCGAGGCCTGCCAGGGCGAAGGCGTGGTGCGGGTGGAGATGCACCTGCTGCCCGATCTCTACGTCGCCTGCGACGCCTGCAAGGGCACCCGCTTTAACCGCGAGACGCTGGAGATTCGCTATCGCGGCTATACCATCCATGAAGTACTCGAGATGAGCGTTGAGCAGGCGCGCGAGTTTTTCGAGGCCGTCCCCACAGTCCGCCGCAAGCTCGACATGCTCAGCGAGGTCGGCCTCGACTACCTTTGCCTCGGCCAAAACGCCACCACACTCTCCGGCGGCGAGGCGCAACGGGTCAAACTAGCCCGCGAGCTCTCGCGCCGCGAACACGGCCGCACCCTCTATATCCTGGATGAGCCGACCACCGGGCTGCACTTTGCCGATGTCGAGCAGCTGCTCGGTGTACTCCAGCAGCTCTGTGATAACGGCAACACGGTGATCGTTGTCGAACACGATCTCGATATCATCAAATGCGCCGATTGGGTCATCGACCTCGGCCCGGAAGGCGGCGCAGCGGGTGGCAACCTGGTAGCGGCTGGAACCCCCGAGGATATTGCTGAGGCAGAGGGCTCCTATACTGGGCAGTACCTCCGCCAAGTACTAGGTAAGACATACGCGAATCTCATACTTGAGGGCGATTGAAAAACCACCTTACTTTCACTAAGTTAACGACGAGACTTAGGACAAATACTGTTCGGGGCTCGAAATGCTTGCGGGCAGAACTAAGGCGTACTCAATAAGTGCAGCAGTCTACTTGGTGTTGTATAGCTCAGCCGGCTTAGCCGACTCCGCTGGCACTCAAGAGAGCGGATCCTTTACGGCTGATGTCGAGGTGATCCCCGCAGCCGGTGTCGACTCTACTAATATCAATCCCTCACTGGCGCTCAATGACGGTGCCCCCATCACCCCGGGCGAAACAGCCAGTGGTGAAGTTGAGCTAAAAATACTTGGTTTAGGGCCCATAGAGATAAGCTACTCACAAGAGCTAACCGAACACCCCTCTGGTGCGGATTCGGGTGACGGCAGCTCCACCGAGCTTAATCTCCCCGATGACAAAACCGAATTGGTGGCGTTTTACAAGACCCGCACAGATGAGATAAAAGCTGAAACTCAGGAAGATGCTGAGGCGGGCCGTTACCAGTGGCACGTCACCGTTACCGCGGCCTACGATTGGTAACCACCCCTTGGCTTACCCAGCCCCCGTTCCCCGACCCCCCCCTCTAAAATAAAAAACCTGGCTTGCTAAATCCCATTGCCGGATGAGCGGCCAGTCACTCGCCCTCTATTTGCAACTCCCTTTGGTGCTCCCAGTGGGCCACCTCGTCGAGCGGCGCGCGGTCCGTCGGCACGACCACCCGGGTTCCATCGGCCAGCTCTCCGTTAAGCATGCGTACCTCCTCGACCAGCGCCTCCAGGCCGCCCTCGACCTGTTCGGCACCCAAGCGCTCGATGACATGCGCTAGATGCTCGCGTAACTCGTGCTCGGCGTCATAGTCGAAGCTGATCTGCTCGACGGGATGCGCCGGTGAGGCAAGCTGGATGATCTCGCCACCGTCATGGATTGTCATATCCATATTGCTGACCAGGTCACCATCTCCCTCGACGGTTACCTGCTGCGCCGTGGCCTCCTGCGGCGCACCCAGTCGCTCGGCCTGGCCCTCAGACGCCTGCACCAGATAGTCCCCTGGCGGCAACTGATCGAGGATATAGAGTCCGTCGTAGGCACTTCGGGCAGTGCTTATCAACTCCCCTGTTTCGGTATCTAACGCCTCGAGCTCGAAGCCGGAAGCCTCAACAGGAGCCTCGACTCCACGGCGGCGCTCCACCACTCCATCGATCTCGCCGGTCACGTGCAGCTCGAAATCGACCGGCAGAACCCGCCCAGGCCGCGGCACAAAACTGACTCCTCGGCTCGCCGGCTGAACAAATGGATTGTCGATACTACCTACATCCACCTCTACATTGACCGGCTCGTGCGGTTCCAGCCGCGCCACCCATGCCTCTCCATCGGCGTCGGTGGCACCACACGCACGCTCAGCGCAGACCTCAACCCCCTCAACCGGCTCCCCATCTTGGTGGATATTGGCCATAACCGCCCCGCGATCGTAGCCTCTGCCGGCCTCAGGGTCAGGCACCCAGCCACCGTCGGGATGGGGCAGGCCGCCAACATCCAGACCGACAGATACTTGCCAGCTACCCTCACTATCTACCTCACCACGCCCCGAGAACCGCCAGTACTCCCGAGTAATACGGGACAGGCCCAGTCTGAGGCTGTGCGGGCGATCGTTGAAACTACCACGCAGGCGAGCACTGCCACGCCAGTCCTCGTTGAGGTTCTGACTGTACTCGGCGTTGGCGTTATTCAGCTCGGCATCTGGGGCCAGATCATAATTTAATCCCAGATTAATGCGCCCTTCCCGGTGACGCCCCCAACGGGTTCGCACGTTGCCGCTAGCAATTATATCCTCATAGTCTTCCCGGCTTACGGTTAATGAATGGCGCAGCATCAGACCATTGAGCCTAATATTCTCTCGAGTCCGCAGCCTCTGCCAGATAGAATCACCCCCTGCCGACTCCTGGTGCTCGTAGCGCAGCCGGGTGCGCAACCCCCCCACTGAACCGGCAAGATGAAGTTCATGTTTGTGGCGCAAATCACCGCTGACCCGCTCGCGGATCTCGTCGGTAGCCAAACCAGCAACGTGGGTATACTCATAGCTCAAATCTATTGGCCCTAGCCCACGATCCAGAGCCAATTGCCAGGCCCGTCCATTTCCGCTTTCCCAAGCTCCACGCAATCGGCCCCAAACCCCGAAAGCACTAAACGCGGCATCGGCACCTGCCACCTCGCCATGGGCTGAATAATCGTCCTCCTCTGGATCAAGGTAGTGGATATCAGCACCAACGCTTAGGCTCTCAGTAACACCCACATCAACTCGGCCAGCCGCGCTTTGATCGTAATCGTCTTGAGGATCATCCTCGTAGATGCTCTTGCCCTCCCGGGTAGCATCCAGGCTGTAGTGAACCGTACCGGGTGGCAACAACCCCGGACCTATCTCTATGGTGCGGGTGATTGTTTCACGCTCACCATGCGGACCGTAGAGCTCGATGGTGTAGTGGTTGGTGCCTGAACGGGCATCAATATCATCAAACTCATGGCGATCTGTCTCCACGTCTTGAGCGAAATCGACAAGATCATCGTCCCGGTAAAGCTCGACGTCCCAACCCTGGGGCACCTCAATCTCGATGCTCTGGTCAGTAAAGGTGGTACGCGCCACGCCCTCGGGGCGATTGGTTACGGTTACGCCCATGCCGGAACTACCGCGGCGGAGCAGATCGTAGCGTGGCGGATTAACCCGACCCAACTCGTAGCGCTCCAGTGCCGGATGGCCCACCTGCTGCCCGAGGGTACCGTCAAAACGGCGAATGTAATCGTCATCGTTAGCCAGCAGCCGCCACTCCGAGTCGTGCCAAAGCAGGTCGCCGGCCCCGGCAAGATCAGCACTTGTGGAACTTCGCTCTTCGTTAAGACGTTGATCAAGACTCAAGGACCAGGCCGGGCGGGTAAGTGCACGCGGCGGCAGTTCCTCACGCGGCAACCACTCCTCGCCTTCTTCCCCCGGCGCATCATCGCGCAGCTGCGCCCAGCGGGCCTCGCGCTCCAGGCGCCTGAGTACAGGCATATCCTCCCTGGCGCGGATATGAACCTCGGCACTACGCGGTCGATAATCGAAATCTACCGGAAGGAACTCCTGGATGGCCGCTTCACGAAAGTAGAGATCGTCGTGCTCTTGGATCCAATCAGCTTCATCGAGGATCAGTGGGTCTTCATCGATCTCACCCATCCCGCTAGCGGTATCGAATGATACCTCTCTATCTTGCTCGAGAATCCACCCAGAGACCTCCCCCTCCAGTGGATCGACATCGAGTGCAAGTTCAAGGTGACGGGCCAGCTGACCCAGGGGATAATAGATGTCGTCTTCTTTCTGGAGCATATACTCGCTCTCAGAGAGGGTATAGCCCTCCAGCTCAAGGCGCAGGACCATATCCTCGGCCCCTGCAGCCTCATCCTCTTCCTGGAGACGCTCAACAGAGAGCGGCGCAGGGACACTAGGCGACCAGAGTATTAGGCCGATGGCAAGCAGCCACGCTGCCCACCCAGGCCGCCAATCGAGCCTACCCCCCCTCAGCCAAAGCACCACCTCACTCGATGACGACTGTCCGTTCCGCCTTTACATGGCCACCGACCTCGCCGAACCCCTCGCCCTCGTCTTCAAAGGCGCGGTAGACGACCCGCAGCTCATCGCCAGGGGCCAGATCGTGCTCATCCAGCGAGAACGGCAGGACCCGCTCCTCCATCGAGCTGGAGATCACGGCGCGCCCCCGCTCCAGGATTGGTTCGTCGTCACCAGGCCGATAGACCTCCAACGAGCCGTAGATGCCGCGATCACCGTTGCGCGCTACGGTGACCTGCAGGGCGTCTTCGTCCTCGTCGTCTTCGGCCGCCTCGAAGCGGGCGCCGCGGATCTGCGGCTCACCCTCCGGCTCGCCCACCTGGATCCCCACCGGGATGGTCATGGCGAAGAGCGCCTGAATATCCACGGCGACCTCATCGTCCTCCAGCTCCTCCTCGGCGAAGGCAGGGGCATCCGCACTCGGCATGGTCCGAACCGCGAAACGGGCCCGGTACTCGCCCGGCTCCACGTCGTCGGGGACCCGCGACATGATGCGCACTGTCTGGCTCTCGCCTGGACCTAGGGTCATCTGGCGGGGGTGGTGGCGAAGCAGATCCGCACCGTGGTGTTCGCGCTCTCCGGCGGCCGGCTCGACTGGGTCAATCAGCTCCGAACGCCCGTAGGCGTCCGACTCCACGTCGGCGACCACTACCCGGTACTCCTGGACCTCGTCGCTTTGGTTGAAGACCTCAACCTGGGCGCTGCGCTGCTGATCATCGAAGAACAGCCGCTGCGGGGCGATCTGGATCGAAGCCGCGACTTGCGTCGCAGTAACGCCCAATGCCAGTCCGATTGTCGCGCTCGAGTACCAGCTCGCCGCCCGCTTCATGGATGCCCTCCTGTTCGTCTCAATCTATTCGTAGCGCCAAGGGACATACTGCTGGATCCAGCTTCCGAACCCATCACACAAGAACCCCGCCTCCCAAAAAGAGGGACGCGGGGGCAACAAACACCACTATTGGTCGTAGGCGACCGTTACGGTGAACTCGTTCTTGTAGAGCCCGGCTTCCTCAGGGGCCGTCTCCTCGGCCCTATCACCATATTCGATCCACTGGGTGTCCTTACCATCTTCCCCTAAGGAAATCGGGTCACTCCCATTTTCATCTTCAAAACTGAACGAGGAAGTAAGGGGAATGATCGCCGTGTTGTCCCCGTTCTCAAGCTCCAGCTTCACGGTCTGGCCCTGGGCGTTATCGATATCGCCCTCAAGGTGGATGTGATACTCCCTGCCGGGCTCACCCTTGACATCGATATCAACGCCATCTACAGACGGCTCGGGAAGTTCCTCCCCGACAAAGACCGTTCCCTCTTCCCAGATGATGTCTCCCGAGGCCTCGACCGATATCGGGTTATGCACCGTGATATCCGTCGTGAAGCTCTCCTCCACCAGAGTGTCATCATCCCCGTCGTCCGCCAGCACCGGCGCGCTCACAAGCACCGCTGCGGCGGAGACGAGCGCCGGTACGGCCCATCGGCTCCGACGTTTTCCTGTTTCGGCCTTCATTTCGAACCCCTCTAACAGGTTGCATCACCGACCGGATTAGGGAGGCGGCCTGCCCGCCTCCCACTCCGGCAATCACCGGATCAGGCCCGTAGGCCTCGAAGATCCGTGCAAACCTCGTTAGAGGTCGTACTCGGCCGTCGCCTCGACGGTGATATCATACTCGCCAGCATCCTCGGCGGTCACATTCAGGGTGCCGGTGATATCATCCTCGCCAACCTTACCGGAGCCGTCGGGAACGCCGTCGTTCAGGTCCAGACCTTCCTCTGCGTCGTATTTGTGCTCCGTCCAGTAGGTGAATTCAGCCTCATCCTCGCCGCTCACCGAGAAGCTATAGTCATCGCTAGCATTCTCACCCTCGACGAAGGTCTCGGGGAGCTCTGCCTCGTCGGAAACTCCCACCGAGATCGGCTCATATACGTTGAGCTTAACGTCGAAGGAGTCCGTGGCATCCTCGTGCACGTCCGCCATCACATTACCGGCCCCGATGGCCAGAACCGAGCCCATAGTCGCAACAAGAGCGCCCTTAATTACTCGATCGTATTGCATGATCCTTCCTCCGGTTGTTGGTTTCACGCCGCAAAATTCAATTCTCTTACCTGACGCCAACCCTGCCGTTGGGTTTTAGGCTCTCCCTCGCGTAACGTCAGGAATATGATGAACACCCGTTGCGCCGCTGAAAATCGAACGAGTTTATGAAATTTACAGAAAATTTTGTCCTGGTTTTTAATAAAACCGTGTCACTCTTTTGCGCTCTAACTCATACGATTTTCTGATAGTATAGTCCGGCTCCCAACCCAGAGTACTAGTACCTATCGAGAAGGTTATTGCGCGCCCACATAGCGGCCTCTACCCTGTTCTTTACCTCTAGCTTGCGGAATATGCTATATAGGTGAGACTTTACCGTATGTGTGCTAATCGACAGCTGACTAGCAATATCATCATTACTTGTACCCTCGCCTAAAGCACGCAGTACAAGCATCTCCTTGACTGTAAGCAAATCGAGGCGGCTTCTTTCGATCTCCGCATAGCCGCTGCGAACACTTTTTACAAACCTGTTCAGTGCCTCGCGCGGGAACCAGATCTCGCCCGCAAGCATTGCACTTATCCCCCGCTCCAATAGTTCAGGAGGGGCATCATCACGAAGAACACCTACTATCAGGTCGCAGTGTAAAAATTGTTCAACATCAGTGCTCTGGGGCACATTGATCAAGCCGAGATAGATATCATTGATCGCCGCAACATCAGTCTTGGCACTCCTAGTGCCTAGCCGCTGCACCTCCTCCCCGGCAGTGTACATATCCAGCAGGATAAGCCTTGGCCTCCCGCCCCCTCCCAAGCCTTCACCTGCCTGCACAGCCCCATACAATTGCTCCGGGCGGATTACTTCACAGGTGCAAACCCCTGCTCCGGTAAGATGTTCGCTCAGTAGGCGGCTCTGCACCCCTGGCTGACAGATCAGATAGACGAGATCCGCACCAGATTCGAGACTTTTACTGTGCCGAGGCGAACTTGAGACACTCTCATGGATGCCGTTTGCTATCTTATCATTGTCTACAGTAGATAGGCTGCTCTCGCGACTACTATACATTATTACCCTCCCCCTCATGTTAGCTGGGTATTAATCACCAGCAGCGCTTTATATCCTTAAAACCACTGCTTATAACCATAGCTAGCGCATAGTAATCGCTCCGAATGCTATCTAAGCGATTAGTTATGGGTCAACTCAGAAGACATCAATTGATTAATAACTGCAAAAATGAGGAGATGCTCAGGTTTTGTTTATATCAAATTTTTTCTAGCAAAAGGCCTTTTCTATTTTAATACATGCAAAATGATGAAAGCTGCCCATCATGGCGCCCTTCCTGACACCCTTGACCCCGCAACCAAGCTGCCGCGGGGCTTACAGAAAGGGATTTATATAAATTATACCGCTATCACGCCAAAGAGGGACCTCTAAAAGCGCCCCTGGGGCCACTCAACTGCCCGGTGTGGAGGTCTTGGCGCCAGGGATGGCGCCATGAAGCCTCCAGGGATGGATTCACGGCGTCCTCCACACCGGGCAGTTGAGTGGCCCCAGGGGCGCTTTTAGAGGGGGCGTTTTTAGAGCTCCCCAACGGGGCACCGAAAAAACTCCTCGTAAGCCACTCGGCTAGCCCGGCTTGGAGGTCTTGGCGCCACGGATGGCGCTATGAGCCCCAGGGATGGTAACTCACAGCGCCCGGAACCGCAGAGGCACAAAGACATACGGGGACCTGTTAGATATTACGAAGGAACCCTCCCATCACTCGTAATAAGAGAGCTCCAGCGACTGACCCTGCTCAAGGGTATAGAGCTTGTCCCGATAGCCAATCGTGATCGGCGGGCAAAGACCCTCCTCAAGGCTTACCACCAGGCGGGTGTGGTTGACCAGGATGGTCAGCCAGTGACCTCGATAATGGACTTTGTGCTGCGTCTGTTTTAAGCCCTGCGGCAATAACGGATTGAGCCACAGCACCCCGTCGCGCAGTTCCAGGCCAGTATAACCGCGCAGCACCAGATCGACTGTGCCCGCCATGGCGCCTAAGTGAATGCCCTCCTTGGTGGTGCCACCCTGGACATCCGCGACATCGCTCATCAGGGCGTTATCGAACAGATCCCAAGAGCGCTGCCGATCAGAGCGGGCCAGCACCCAGGAGTGGACGATATTACTCAGGGTGGAGCCGTGCGAGGTGCGCGCCTCGTAGTACTCGATATTGCGCCTAATCATCTCCGGCGCAAAATTATAACCCAGGCGATTAAACAGCTCCTCCAGCTTTTCAGCGGAGAAGAGATAGAAGAGCATCAGCACATCGGCCTGCTTGCTCGCCTTGTAGCGATTGACATCCTCGCCTTCTGCCTCAAGGATTCGATCAAGGCGATGGATGTCGCCATACCGCTCGCGGTAGCCTGCCCAGTCCAGCTCTTCAAGCTGCTCGTAGCCCTCATATTGACTGATGATGCCATCGTCGTGGAAAGGCACGAACATCTTGCGGCTGATATCGTCCCAGCGCTGCAGCTCGGCCTCGTCAATGCCCAGATACTCCAGCAAATCTGAGCGCAGCGTCGGCGATAGGGCATCCAGGGCCTGCTGCGCAGTAAGCAGACACCAAACCGCCATAACATTGGTATAGGCGTTGTTATCGAGGCCCGCCTCTTCCCGATCCGGATAGCGCGTATGGAACTCATCCGGGCCGACCACGCCACAAATCTCGTAGCGCTGCTTAGTCGGGTTGAACTGCGCTAGGCTCGACCAGAACTGTGCGATGCTGAGGATCATCTCCGCCCCGGCAAAACCGAGGAACTCAGAGTCGCCGGTGACCTCGTAATAACGCCACGTGTTGTGGACGATGGCGGCGTTGACATGGCGCTGCTTATAAGTGGTATCGGGTAGCCAGCGCCCAGATTTGGGGTTGAGATGGAGGAACTGGCTCTCCTCGCGCCCATTACTGCCACTCTGCCAGGGGTACATTGCCCCGCGCAGGCCCAGCTCGCGCGCGCCCCAGCGCGCCTCGGGCAAGCGCCGGTAGCGGTACATCAGCAACGAGCGGGTAATCTCCGGCATGTGCAGATTGAGCAGGGGCAGGATAAACAGCTCATCCCAGAAGATGTGGCCGCGATAGGCCTCGCCATGCAGCCCCCGCGCTGGGACTCCGACATCCAGGTCGATGGTGTGCAGCGAGGTGGTCTGGAGAAGGTGGAATATGTGCAGACGCAGCACCAATTGCTGTTCTAGAACGCCGTTGGTATCCGCCTCCAACTCAATATCCCACCAGTGCCAATACCGCTCCCAGGCCTGGCGCTGACATTCGAGCAGCTTTTGGAATCCTTCGACACGCTGAACAGCCCATTCGGCATCGAGGGCCGGCTCGCAGATAGCACGATCCCGCCCGGTATAGAAAGCGGCTATTTTCTCCACCTCGAGGATCTCGCCTTGCTGACACTCCAACTCAATGTCGTGGCCGATGAATCCGTTCTCCTCTACCAGCTGACGCTCGACCCCGCTCGCCAACTCACCGCCACGATAGACACGGGTCCGGGCAGCGTGGGCCATATCGAGGCGCGATTGATTGGTCATGCTGCGCAACGTGACTGAGTCGGTAGCCGACTCGCGCGCCTCAAGTACTTCCAGGTGCTTGGTTTCGAGCTGGCGGTAGCGAGCCACGCCGAGATTCTCGACCCCACCATCAATCCCTGAGCGGATGACCAGCTTCCCCGACCAATTCAGCGGCTCGAACTGCCAATGTAACGCTGCGAGATGGCTGTCCCCCATATGGACTAGGCGCTGACTGGTCAAGCGGGTCTCCCGTCCAGCTGGATCCCGGAACCAGAGCCGATAGGTCAGGGTGCCGTGGCGAATATCGAGAACCTGCTTATACTCCAGCCACTCAACCTGATCGAAGTCAAGCCAATCGCCATCGGCCGGCTTAAAGTTAAGGCAGAGCCAGTTGGGCAGATTGACCAGGTCCTCGTTCTCTACATTGCGCCCCGATACAACACTGGTGGCCCTATTGAAGCCACCAGCCATATAACTACCTGGATAGTGGGTGTCGCCGGCGCTTGCCCCTTCAAAGGCACCACGAGTGGCAAAACGGCCATTGCCCAATGTGCACAGCGCCTCACGGTGCTGCTGTTGCTCGGGATTCCACCCGTCGTACTCCATCTGCCAGCCCAAGGTCTTGGGAAGTAACATCATTGCCCCTCTTGCAGCAAAAGCTCAAAAAACTGTTTTACCTCTTCCACGCTGCTTAACTGATACTGAGCCGCTGTTTCTCGCTCCAGCTCGCCAACAAAGATGCCGATGCCCTTGCCCTGCAAGGCCTTAAAGGCGTCTTCATCAGTCCAGTCATCACCCAGATAGAGAGGTGTC
This Halorhodospira halochloris DNA region includes the following protein-coding sequences:
- a CDS encoding response regulator transcription factor, whose amino-acid sequence is MYSSRESSLSTVDNDKIANGIHESVSSSPRHSKSLESGADLVYLICQPGVQSRLLSEHLTGAGVCTCEVIRPEQLYGAVQAGEGLGGGGRPRLILLDMYTAGEEVQRLGTRSAKTDVAAINDIYLGLINVPQSTDVEQFLHCDLIVGVLRDDAPPELLERGISAMLAGEIWFPREALNRFVKSVRSGYAEIERSRLDLLTVKEMLVLRALGEGTSNDDIASQLSISTHTVKSHLYSIFRKLEVKNRVEAAMWARNNLLDRY
- a CDS encoding glycoside hydrolase family 65 protein translates to MMLLPKTLGWQMEYDGWNPEQQQHREALCTLGNGRFATRGAFEGASAGDTHYPGSYMAGGFNRATSVVSGRNVENEDLVNLPNWLCLNFKPADGDWLDFDQVEWLEYKQVLDIRHGTLTYRLWFRDPAGRETRLTSQRLVHMGDSHLAALHWQFEPLNWSGKLVIRSGIDGGVENLGVARYRQLETKHLEVLEARESATDSVTLRSMTNQSRLDMAHAARTRVYRGGELASGVERQLVEENGFIGHDIELECQQGEILEVEKIAAFYTGRDRAICEPALDAEWAVQRVEGFQKLLECQRQAWERYWHWWDIELEADTNGVLEQQLVLRLHIFHLLQTTSLHTIDLDVGVPARGLHGEAYRGHIFWDELFILPLLNLHMPEITRSLLMYRYRRLPEARWGARELGLRGAMYPWQSGSNGREESQFLHLNPKSGRWLPDTTYKQRHVNAAIVHNTWRYYEVTGDSEFLGFAGAEMILSIAQFWSSLAQFNPTKQRYEICGVVGPDEFHTRYPDREEAGLDNNAYTNVMAVWCLLTAQQALDALSPTLRSDLLEYLGIDEAELQRWDDISRKMFVPFHDDGIISQYEGYEQLEELDWAGYRERYGDIHRLDRILEAEGEDVNRYKASKQADVLMLFYLFSAEKLEELFNRLGYNFAPEMIRRNIEYYEARTSHGSTLSNIVHSWVLARSDRQRSWDLFDNALMSDVADVQGGTTKEGIHLGAMAGTVDLVLRGYTGLELRDGVLWLNPLLPQGLKQTQHKVHYRGHWLTILVNHTRLVVSLEEGLCPPITIGYRDKLYTLEQGQSLELSYYE
- a CDS encoding carboxypeptidase-like regulatory domain-containing protein, whose translation is MLWLRGGRLDWRPGWAAWLLAIGLILWSPSVPAPLSVERLQEEDEAAGAEDMVLRLELEGYTLSESEYMLQKEDDIYYPLGQLARHLELALDVDPLEGEVSGWILEQDREVSFDTASGMGEIDEDPLILDEADWIQEHDDLYFREAAIQEFLPVDFDYRPRSAEVHIRAREDMPVLRRLEREARWAQLRDDAPGEEGEEWLPREELPPRALTRPAWSLSLDQRLNEERSSTSADLAGAGDLLWHDSEWRLLANDDDYIRRFDGTLGQQVGHPALERYELGRVNPPRYDLLRRGSSGMGVTVTNRPEGVARTTFTDQSIEIEVPQGWDVELYRDDDLVDFAQDVETDRHEFDDIDARSGTNHYTIELYGPHGERETITRTIEIGPGLLPPGTVHYSLDATREGKSIYEDDPQDDYDQSAAGRVDVGVTESLSVGADIHYLDPEEDDYSAHGEVAGADAAFSAFGVWGRLRGAWESGNGRAWQLALDRGLGPIDLSYEYTHVAGLATDEIRERVSGDLRHKHELHLAGSVGGLRTRLRYEHQESAGGDSIWQRLRTRENIRLNGLMLRHSLTVSREDYEDIIASGNVRTRWGRHREGRINLGLNYDLAPDAELNNANAEYSQNLNEDWRGSARLRGSFNDRPHSLRLGLSRITREYWRFSGRGEVDSEGSWQVSVGLDVGGLPHPDGGWVPDPEAGRGYDRGAVMANIHQDGEPVEGVEVCAERACGATDADGEAWVARLEPHEPVNVEVDVGSIDNPFVQPASRGVSFVPRPGRVLPVDFELHVTGEIDGVVERRRGVEAPVEASGFELEALDTETGELISTARSAYDGLYILDQLPPGDYLVQASEGQAERLGAPQEATAQQVTVEGDGDLVSNMDMTIHDGGEIIQLASPAHPVEQISFDYDAEHELREHLAHVIERLGAEQVEGGLEALVEEVRMLNGELADGTRVVVPTDRAPLDEVAHWEHQRELQIEGE